The following are from one region of the Salicibibacter kimchii genome:
- a CDS encoding ROK family transcriptional regulator encodes MLDTRNNGMREVYRCIHQHGPITKLELIQLTGMKQTTVVRRLDDLMNSGWIRIKQHDISSGGRPPALYEIEPTAAVMIGIDLSRRETTVSMNDMSFNIIGSHTFQMKEDHTPVHTISLIKEKITDLFQTYKVDEENLLGIGIGTVGPLDRNQGTMHAKNFIAGEWDHFPIVHELNKTFNTTILLENGANTAALYETMTRPDSKNQSILYCISGWGMRCGYVLNGEIMHDKQGDASSFGEMIINPYTKGTLASYISYEYILSKIEQKRTLTNVNKNEKKNQLMHALLSEDPEIQDIVLDSAYYYGIGLANMINILHPKIVILNSEMIRKYPTYYEKIIETAQDFVFQPEKQNPEFRSADFKVNPASVGASMLVFNAYFKA; translated from the coding sequence GTGTTAGACACTCGAAATAATGGAATGAGAGAAGTTTATCGCTGCATTCATCAACACGGTCCTATTACAAAACTTGAATTAATACAGTTGACCGGAATGAAACAAACAACCGTCGTCAGACGTTTGGATGATTTAATGAATAGCGGTTGGATACGTATCAAACAGCACGACATTTCTTCCGGAGGAAGACCCCCTGCTTTATACGAAATTGAACCAACCGCAGCTGTTATGATCGGCATTGATTTATCAAGACGAGAAACAACCGTTTCCATGAACGATATGTCATTCAACATCATAGGGAGTCATACCTTCCAAATGAAAGAAGACCACACGCCAGTACATACCATATCGCTTATTAAAGAAAAAATAACGGATTTGTTTCAAACTTATAAGGTCGATGAAGAGAATCTATTGGGCATTGGGATTGGTACGGTCGGACCCTTAGATAGGAACCAAGGAACCATGCATGCAAAGAATTTTATAGCAGGGGAGTGGGATCACTTCCCCATCGTTCATGAACTGAATAAAACATTTAATACCACGATATTACTCGAAAACGGGGCAAATACAGCTGCTTTATATGAAACGATGACCCGTCCCGATTCTAAGAACCAATCGATTCTTTATTGTATTAGCGGCTGGGGGATGCGTTGTGGTTATGTCCTAAACGGAGAAATCATGCACGACAAACAAGGCGACGCCAGTTCTTTTGGAGAAATGATCATCAACCCCTATACCAAAGGAACCTTGGCCTCCTATATTTCATATGAATACATTCTCTCCAAAATAGAACAAAAGAGGACATTAACAAATGTAAATAAAAATGAAAAAAAGAATCAATTGATGCACGCCTTATTAAGCGAAGACCCCGAAATACAAGACATTGTTCTTGACTCTGCCTACTACTACGGAATAGGACTAGCCAATATGATCAACATCCTACATCCAAAAATCGTGATCCTAAACAGCGAAATGATACGGAAATATCCAACCTACTATGAAAAAATCATAGAGACAGCACAAGATTTTGTTTTCCAACCCGAGAAGCAGAATCCAGAGTTTCGTTCAGCCGATTTCAAAGTAAATCCTGCTTCTGTAGGCGCAAGCATGCTCGTGTTTAATGCTTATTTTAAAGCATGA
- a CDS encoding iron-containing alcohol dehydrogenase yields MNFNFSVPSKVIFEKGSSATVPEVINDLQLNNVLFVYDKGIIDAGIADKVIEPVEKAGINVTHFTGVYPNPTIENVEEGYEIAASSDVDAIITIGGGSSMDCAKAINILLTNPGSIKDYEGRGIVKEKTKPLIAIPTTAGTGSEGTAFTIITDTERQRKMIIAGDNVAADIALVDPELTVGLPPAITAATGMDALTHAIEAFVSKNASIPSNIHALKAIELIVENLEEAVKNGSNIEARENMMLGSLLAGIAFNQAGLGLVHAIAHPLGSHFGVAHGVANAIGLPYVVKYNSDLQSVKEKHVEMASAMGFETEYKSLEIISEEIVSTIVKLSNAVDIPSLKEIGINKENLDEMAVDVTKENSMKFTPRDASLEEVKELLNDIYYETPLIEKV; encoded by the coding sequence ATGAATTTTAATTTTAGTGTTCCAAGTAAAGTGATTTTTGAAAAGGGATCATCTGCAACCGTTCCAGAAGTTATTAATGATTTACAACTAAATAATGTTTTGTTTGTTTATGACAAAGGGATAATAGATGCAGGGATTGCAGATAAAGTTATTGAACCTGTTGAAAAAGCAGGGATTAATGTAACTCACTTTACTGGCGTCTATCCAAATCCTACGATTGAAAATGTGGAGGAAGGTTATGAGATTGCTGCTTCATCAGATGTCGATGCGATTATTACAATCGGTGGAGGAAGCAGTATGGATTGTGCCAAAGCGATTAATATTTTATTAACAAACCCAGGTTCCATTAAAGACTATGAAGGAAGAGGGATTGTGAAAGAAAAGACAAAACCATTGATTGCTATTCCCACTACTGCTGGTACTGGAAGTGAAGGTACTGCATTTACGATTATTACAGATACAGAAAGACAAAGGAAGATGATTATTGCTGGAGATAACGTCGCAGCTGACATTGCCTTAGTAGACCCCGAATTAACAGTTGGCTTACCACCAGCGATTACTGCGGCTACTGGCATGGATGCTTTAACACATGCCATCGAAGCATTCGTTTCAAAAAACGCCTCAATCCCGTCGAATATCCATGCTTTAAAAGCAATAGAGCTGATTGTTGAAAATCTTGAGGAAGCTGTAAAAAATGGATCAAATATCGAAGCAAGAGAGAACATGATGCTTGGAAGTCTCCTGGCAGGAATTGCATTTAATCAGGCAGGACTTGGGTTGGTCCATGCAATTGCACATCCGCTGGGCTCTCACTTTGGGGTTGCACATGGAGTGGCAAATGCAATCGGTTTGCCATATGTAGTTAAATATAATAGTGACCTCCAAAGTGTTAAAGAGAAACACGTCGAAATGGCTTCCGCAATGGGTTTTGAAACGGAATACAAATCATTAGAGATTATATCAGAAGAAATTGTTTCAACTATTGTTAAGTTGAGTAATGCTGTAGATATTCCGTCACTAAAAGAGATTGGCATTAATAAAGAGAATTTAGATGAAATGGCTGTAGATGTTACAAAAGAAAACAGTATGAAATTCACACCACGCGATGCTTCACTCGAAGAAGTAAAAGAGCTCCTTAATGATATTTATTATGAAACGCCACTGATTGAAAAAGTTTAA
- a CDS encoding TAXI family TRAP transporter solute-binding subunit, with the protein MLNRKKYLWLTLLCTVSGLTIMGCGNEAGSESDTEESPNGINIATHATGQAYNAAATGAAEVIDENTDLNITITPYSGPISWMEIFSNEPQFVNVGFLSVPDAIWAFQGENVYEETDNVRALVKGNYSDFAGYVVREDSDINSLDDLEGRTIATEYPGNNISREVLDAQLASVGLTFDDVDRFPVADVPTGIDQMREGNVEAVFVGDPEAAAVQELDAMHSLQALNFASVDPSEDVPGEAKDELDHYVPSAEVTSYTGGFVNEETTLVSYPNMLIGSSEYLTEEQAYELVKGIWENYEDLHSSHSWLEEWNPETMFDPDIGVPYHPGAVKYYKEIGVWNEEAEESQERLLNE; encoded by the coding sequence ATGCTGAACAGAAAAAAATATTTATGGCTAACATTGCTATGTACGGTGAGCGGTTTAACAATAATGGGCTGTGGGAATGAAGCGGGATCTGAAAGTGATACAGAAGAATCTCCTAATGGTATTAATATTGCAACTCATGCCACGGGCCAGGCTTATAACGCGGCCGCCACTGGAGCAGCCGAAGTAATTGATGAAAATACAGATCTCAATATCACGATAACCCCTTACTCCGGACCTATTTCTTGGATGGAAATTTTTTCAAATGAGCCACAGTTTGTCAATGTGGGATTTTTGTCAGTACCTGATGCAATATGGGCTTTTCAAGGGGAAAATGTTTATGAAGAGACTGATAACGTGCGAGCATTAGTAAAAGGAAATTATAGTGATTTTGCAGGCTATGTTGTTCGAGAGGATTCTGATATTAATAGCCTTGATGATCTTGAAGGGAGAACGATTGCTACAGAATATCCAGGTAACAATATTTCTCGTGAAGTACTTGACGCTCAATTAGCATCTGTAGGACTGACATTTGATGACGTAGATCGATTTCCCGTCGCTGACGTTCCTACAGGTATCGATCAAATGCGGGAAGGTAACGTAGAAGCGGTATTTGTTGGAGATCCTGAAGCCGCGGCTGTTCAAGAGCTTGATGCTATGCATTCCCTTCAAGCTTTAAATTTTGCTAGTGTTGACCCATCAGAAGATGTCCCAGGTGAAGCCAAAGATGAACTGGATCACTATGTTCCTAGTGCAGAAGTTACGAGTTACACAGGAGGCTTTGTTAATGAAGAAACCACATTAGTATCTTACCCAAACATGCTAATTGGCTCTTCTGAATATCTCACTGAAGAACAAGCGTATGAGTTAGTGAAGGGGATTTGGGAAAACTACGAAGATCTACATTCGTCACATAGTTGGTTAGAAGAATGGAACCCTGAAACCATGTTTGATCCTGACATTGGTGTCCCTTACCATCCGGGAGCCGTTAAGTATTATAAAGAAATCGGAGTATGGAACGAAGAAGCAGAGGAATCACAAGAAAGATTACTTAATGAATAA
- a CDS encoding benzoate/H(+) symporter BenE family transporter, with translation MINTSYENKSKNKRLNESGLTSYDKDIAMNRGEKVLEKGIGFKNVFKDFKRDINSKNITAALAGGAFGLPAGIVMISAGTAAGLSSELIILWVTSVYLIGGIFGILIPAYYRIPIPIASSLAAAVLFATAVSQVGLAESLGATIIAGIIVFLAGTTGSMGKIIELIPTPIVMAMVGGVFLSFGLDLVSSLESALLPAILMIGTFIIVTRFAPVVPPVLASIIVGVVYLLVSDVSFAGVEFSVEYPELVLPAFSFESFLIYGLPLILILIGMENPTAIALLKNEGFKDTPVNGISAINGFATAFGAFFGAYNTCTAGPMVGLFGSSEAGPKEKRWVGAILFGVIFIVAAPFYGSLVSLFEEMPGFFVAIIAGLALLKVLITTIGGSLGAETHKIGAMFAFLIAASEITILGIDSAFWALIIGFAISLLIEPQDFKFIGNKKQYNKHSA, from the coding sequence GTGATTAATACCTCATATGAAAATAAAAGTAAAAATAAGAGGCTTAATGAAAGCGGTTTAACTTCATATGATAAAGATATAGCCATGAATCGAGGTGAAAAAGTGTTAGAAAAAGGTATTGGTTTTAAAAATGTCTTTAAAGATTTTAAACGCGATATTAACTCTAAGAACATAACTGCGGCACTTGCCGGAGGGGCTTTTGGATTGCCGGCGGGTATTGTTATGATCAGTGCCGGTACAGCGGCGGGACTAAGTTCTGAACTGATCATTTTATGGGTGACGAGTGTATACTTAATAGGTGGAATATTTGGGATATTAATTCCGGCATATTATCGAATTCCAATACCAATAGCGAGTTCGCTAGCCGCAGCAGTCTTATTTGCGACAGCTGTCTCGCAGGTGGGGTTGGCGGAGTCACTCGGTGCTACGATAATAGCTGGAATAATTGTCTTTCTTGCAGGAACTACAGGGTCTATGGGTAAAATAATAGAATTAATACCAACCCCCATCGTAATGGCTATGGTGGGCGGAGTGTTCTTAAGTTTTGGATTAGACCTTGTATCTTCACTGGAAAGTGCGTTGCTTCCGGCAATATTAATGATTGGGACTTTTATTATTGTAACCAGATTTGCTCCTGTTGTTCCACCAGTGCTGGCTTCTATCATCGTAGGTGTCGTTTACTTACTTGTAAGTGATGTATCTTTTGCTGGTGTTGAATTTTCTGTAGAGTACCCGGAATTAGTATTACCTGCATTTTCCTTTGAATCTTTTCTTATTTACGGCTTGCCTTTAATATTAATTTTGATTGGGATGGAAAACCCAACTGCGATTGCTTTACTGAAAAATGAAGGATTTAAAGATACGCCTGTAAACGGAATCTCGGCTATTAATGGCTTCGCCACCGCATTCGGTGCTTTTTTCGGTGCCTATAATACTTGTACAGCAGGCCCGATGGTTGGGCTATTTGGTTCATCAGAAGCGGGGCCAAAAGAAAAAAGATGGGTAGGAGCAATTCTTTTTGGCGTCATATTTATTGTTGCAGCTCCATTTTATGGTAGTTTAGTATCTCTTTTTGAAGAGATGCCAGGCTTTTTTGTGGCAATCATTGCTGGGCTGGCATTATTAAAAGTTCTAATAACTACCATAGGAGGTTCCTTGGGTGCTGAAACACATAAAATAGGTGCAATGTTTGCTTTTCTAATTGCCGCTTCAGAGATCACGATATTAGGTATTGATTCAGCGTTCTGGGCTTTAATTATTGGCTTTGCAATTTCTTTACTTATCGAACCACAAGATTTCAAATTTATTGGAAATAAAAAGCAATATAACAAACATTCAGCATGA
- a CDS encoding NAD-dependent succinate-semialdehyde dehydrogenase: MTLVDTQKLNKQYLNGQWVEADSESFIKVINPATKENIAELISGGEKEAKKAVGAASEAFKDWSHRPAVERANLLWDLYHKVLDNQDEIAKVITLEAGKPLAQAKGEVKNGAEYIRWNAEEARRIYGTTIASSDAQKRLQIKKGAVGPVAAITPWNFPFAMVTRKVSPALAAGCTVVLKPSEETPMSAVKLFELAEEVGFPRGVMNLVIGDPQPIGDVWLTDKRIKKITFTGSTNVGKMLYKRASDQVKRVSMELGGHAPLIVFEDCNMEKSIEQILRSKLNNSGQTCISPNRIYVQETIADEFTERLGQMAKNIKVGDGIQTDADVGPLINEEGLKKVEAHVNDAVEKGAKVVAGGKKYEENGCENGFFYTPTVLKNVDESMIITNEETFGPVAPILSFKSDEEVIDKANNTDYGLAAYIFTTDLSRSHRVSEALEYGMVGVNDTVLAQVEGAFGGVKESGFGREGGPEALEDFLENKFISTVI, encoded by the coding sequence ATGACATTAGTAGATACACAGAAACTGAATAAACAATATCTAAATGGACAATGGGTCGAAGCAGACAGTGAATCTTTCATTAAAGTGATCAATCCTGCAACGAAAGAAAATATTGCTGAATTGATTAGTGGTGGTGAAAAGGAAGCGAAAAAGGCAGTAGGTGCTGCGTCTGAAGCTTTTAAAGACTGGTCACATAGGCCTGCAGTAGAAAGAGCTAATTTATTGTGGGATTTATATCACAAAGTGCTGGACAATCAGGACGAGATCGCAAAGGTTATTACACTGGAAGCAGGAAAGCCATTAGCACAAGCAAAAGGTGAAGTGAAAAATGGAGCAGAATATATTCGTTGGAATGCAGAAGAAGCGAGACGAATTTATGGAACAACGATAGCATCATCTGACGCACAAAAAAGGCTGCAAATTAAAAAAGGAGCGGTAGGGCCAGTAGCTGCCATTACGCCATGGAATTTCCCTTTTGCAATGGTTACACGCAAAGTGAGTCCAGCTCTCGCAGCCGGTTGCACCGTTGTATTAAAGCCATCCGAAGAAACACCAATGTCAGCAGTTAAATTATTTGAGCTTGCAGAAGAAGTTGGGTTTCCTAGAGGCGTTATGAATCTAGTCATTGGTGATCCTCAGCCAATTGGAGACGTATGGTTAACAGATAAGAGAATCAAAAAAATCACCTTCACTGGCTCGACTAATGTCGGCAAAATGCTTTATAAACGTGCCTCAGACCAAGTAAAGCGAGTGTCAATGGAACTTGGAGGACATGCTCCACTAATTGTTTTTGAAGACTGTAACATGGAGAAATCCATTGAACAAATTTTGAGAAGTAAACTGAATAACAGTGGTCAGACCTGTATTTCTCCTAATCGTATTTATGTTCAAGAAACCATTGCGGATGAATTTACCGAAAGGTTAGGCCAAATGGCCAAGAACATCAAAGTAGGGGATGGAATCCAAACGGACGCTGATGTTGGCCCGCTCATTAATGAGGAAGGCTTGAAAAAGGTAGAAGCACATGTCAATGACGCAGTTGAAAAAGGAGCGAAAGTAGTAGCAGGCGGCAAAAAATATGAGGAGAATGGTTGTGAAAATGGATTCTTTTACACACCAACGGTACTCAAAAATGTTGATGAGTCCATGATAATCACGAATGAAGAAACATTCGGTCCAGTTGCACCAATTCTTTCATTTAAATCAGATGAGGAAGTTATTGACAAGGCAAACAACACGGATTATGGACTTGCCGCGTATATTTTCACAACCGATCTATCCCGTTCCCATCGTGTATCTGAGGCACTGGAATATGGCATGGTCGGAGTTAATGATACTGTTTTGGCACAAGTAGAAGGAGCATTTGGCGGTGTGAAAGAAAGTGGTTTCGGGAGAGAAGGTGGTCCGGAAGCACTGGAGGACTTCCTGGAAAATAAATTTATATCTACAGTCATATAA
- a CDS encoding MBL fold metallo-hydrolase, producing the protein MQSFYVRLLGTGSPKPNRERSGPAQVIMVDETPVLVDCGEGTTRQLLNSEINPEDIKHVLFTHLHSDHVFGYAHFLLGGWSLGRKELTIVGPKGLKEFHEKILDIFKEDIDYRVNTLGISGNGLLDVNIIEIPDDGGEIEIPEINTEISSAPVVHNVTTFGFRFQKGDQAIVISGDTCPVDSLVTLAKGADILIQDAAIATSVFNAESTDANLKKIKDILVKEHCSPKQAGEIAEEAGVKSVVLTHLLPNTNETEAFQEASKAFNGKVIVGRDLDDITI; encoded by the coding sequence ATGCAATCTTTTTACGTAAGGTTATTAGGAACAGGAAGTCCAAAACCCAATAGAGAAAGGTCTGGTCCCGCTCAAGTTATAATGGTGGATGAAACGCCTGTATTAGTTGATTGTGGGGAGGGAACGACAAGGCAATTATTAAATTCTGAAATCAATCCAGAGGATATTAAACATGTTTTATTTACTCACTTACACTCTGATCATGTCTTCGGTTATGCTCACTTTTTGTTGGGAGGATGGTCATTAGGCAGAAAAGAATTAACGATTGTCGGTCCTAAAGGTTTAAAAGAATTCCATGAGAAAATCTTGGATATTTTTAAGGAGGATATAGATTACCGTGTGAATACGCTTGGTATATCCGGAAATGGGTTACTGGATGTAAATATCATTGAGATACCTGATGATGGAGGGGAGATTGAAATTCCTGAAATCAATACGGAAATTTCCTCCGCTCCTGTGGTACACAATGTAACAACGTTTGGTTTTCGATTTCAAAAAGGAGATCAAGCCATAGTAATTTCTGGTGATACTTGTCCAGTTGATAGTCTCGTAACATTGGCCAAGGGTGCAGATATATTAATACAAGATGCAGCTATTGCTACCTCAGTATTCAACGCTGAGAGTACTGATGCTAATTTAAAAAAGATAAAGGATATTTTAGTAAAAGAGCATTGTAGTCCAAAGCAAGCAGGTGAAATAGCTGAAGAAGCAGGGGTGAAAAGCGTTGTGTTAACACACCTACTCCCTAACACTAATGAAACAGAGGCTTTTCAAGAAGCTTCAAAAGCTTTTAATGGAAAAGTCATTGTGGGAAGGGATTTAGATGATATAACCATTTGA
- a CDS encoding TRAP transporter permease, producing the protein MAEESSRFRNLSGIQLRIWRSLLFLIPSLGIVYILSLYNIASISFFPEQYFAVFLALILTIVFMGVPASRSGQRVHQNKVPWYDLILASLGLFVGLYVAILYPQILTSFGIVSLERLAISVTAIILILEALRRCFGWILTTIVLAVISYGYAAPYFPGPLEGQSIPFDQLVNYLYLDTNSLFSMLSIAATIALGFIFFGQILIHFKGGDMFQDIATSLLGRFRGGSAKVSVIGSSFVGSLTGGPVSNVLLTGNVTIPLMQRTGYSKSESGAIESVASTGGVILPPVMGVAAFLMAENLGVSYAEVAIAAIVPAVLYYVSFFAQVDLTAAKRGLSGIPKAGIPKLRNVLKTAWILVPIFSVLIILLFVYRYPPANSAVYTAVFALLIFLLQRQGRKKYFKKIKDIFIDTGKTSVDIGIVLSAAGLIVGIVGVTGLGFNLTQTLSQLGEYGLFILLIASAIVAIILGMGMPAIAAYSMVAVLIAPSLIELGVNPIAAHMFVFYFSILSSFTPPIAVACFTASTIAKEDPLKISWDALKYGSVAFVIPFIFVYSPSLLLGSESGQGLLSTGATIFTTVLGSILIAVSVVGYLFHHLSISERLIGALMALLLFTPLYETVLVTQIINLLGIILSCAFLLYKWSQSQKRRIPISAGN; encoded by the coding sequence ATGGCTGAAGAAAGTTCGCGTTTTAGGAACCTTTCTGGAATTCAATTAAGAATTTGGAGATCTTTATTGTTTCTCATTCCTAGTTTGGGGATCGTGTACATTCTCTCCCTGTATAATATCGCAAGCATTTCATTCTTCCCTGAACAATACTTTGCTGTATTTTTAGCGTTGATATTAACTATCGTATTTATGGGTGTTCCAGCGAGCAGAAGCGGTCAAAGAGTGCATCAAAATAAAGTCCCATGGTATGATTTGATATTAGCTTCTCTTGGATTATTTGTTGGTCTATATGTCGCTATATTGTATCCACAAATTTTAACGTCTTTCGGAATAGTTTCATTGGAAAGACTTGCGATAAGTGTAACTGCGATAATTTTAATATTGGAAGCTTTAAGAAGATGTTTCGGATGGATACTAACAACTATAGTTTTAGCAGTTATAAGTTATGGATACGCAGCTCCTTATTTTCCTGGACCTCTTGAAGGACAAAGTATCCCGTTCGATCAATTAGTTAACTACTTATATTTAGATACTAATAGTTTATTCTCTATGCTGAGTATTGCTGCTACTATAGCGCTGGGCTTTATATTTTTTGGTCAGATTCTGATACATTTTAAAGGGGGAGATATGTTTCAGGACATTGCCACTTCCTTATTAGGTAGATTTAGGGGTGGATCTGCTAAAGTTTCAGTTATTGGCTCGAGTTTTGTAGGGAGTTTAACGGGAGGGCCAGTGTCAAATGTTTTGCTTACTGGTAATGTCACTATTCCCTTAATGCAAAGAACAGGCTATAGTAAGTCCGAATCGGGAGCTATAGAGTCTGTTGCTTCTACTGGAGGGGTGATTCTACCACCAGTGATGGGTGTGGCTGCATTTTTAATGGCTGAAAATTTAGGGGTTTCTTATGCAGAAGTAGCTATAGCAGCGATTGTTCCAGCGGTTTTATACTATGTAAGTTTTTTTGCGCAGGTTGATTTAACGGCAGCTAAAAGAGGGTTAAGTGGTATTCCTAAAGCAGGGATACCGAAATTAAGGAATGTATTAAAAACTGCTTGGATCCTTGTTCCTATTTTTTCTGTTCTAATAATTTTACTCTTTGTATATAGATATCCACCCGCGAATAGTGCGGTTTATACTGCTGTTTTTGCTTTGTTGATTTTTCTTTTACAAAGGCAAGGTAGAAAAAAATATTTTAAAAAAATAAAAGATATATTTATAGATACAGGTAAAACTTCGGTTGATATAGGAATAGTTCTTTCTGCTGCGGGATTAATTGTGGGGATCGTTGGTGTAACGGGCCTAGGGTTTAATCTGACTCAGACTTTATCTCAATTAGGAGAATATGGGCTTTTTATATTGTTAATAGCAAGTGCAATTGTTGCCATCATTCTTGGCATGGGGATGCCAGCAATAGCCGCCTATTCTATGGTCGCAGTTTTGATTGCACCTTCTTTAATAGAACTGGGAGTTAACCCCATTGCTGCTCATATGTTCGTATTTTATTTTTCAATACTTTCTAGCTTCACTCCTCCAATTGCTGTAGCTTGTTTCACTGCTTCAACGATTGCTAAGGAAGATCCTTTAAAAATTTCATGGGATGCATTGAAATATGGCAGTGTAGCATTTGTGATCCCATTTATCTTTGTATATTCCCCATCTTTACTTTTGGGAAGTGAAAGCGGTCAGGGCTTACTATCGACAGGTGCCACTATTTTTACAACTGTATTAGGGAGTATACTAATAGCAGTGAGTGTAGTAGGGTATTTATTTCATCATTTGAGTATATCGGAAAGATTAATTGGCGCGTTAATGGCTTTATTATTATTTACGCCTCTATATGAAACTGTGCTCGTTACTCAAATTATAAATCTTTTGGGGATAATTTTAAGTTGTGCTTTCCTATTATATAAGTGGAGTCAAAGCCAAAAGAGGCGCATACCAATCAGTGCCGGGAATTGA
- a CDS encoding ROK family transcriptional regulator yields MLKDILEMTTQKGNNLRTLYQCVRNEGDLTRAEISERTGLKLSTCTRLIDELIEKKLIYESGEAASSGGRKPKKYSIEPAANYIIGIDISRFFSKVLLMRLDLVVLEEEKFDMNSESHPTVVVQQFIESIHKMLRKHELVSSSLLGVGVSAIGPLDTENGIIKDPLHFPASGWKNVPITKMLKDAFHTKVVLDYGENTALDAEYRHGAGKDHKNVVYINKGVGIRLGLMLNGEILRSSGGDKVGAFGQGHMVVDIHGKKCICGNYGCMNAYSTIPALTEEIRDRLKEGRPSLLHDKVNDATDLTFAQVLNGLEQRDETCEQAVKDIALYSAAGVANLIIIFHPSKIILSGPLYRNVPLYYESVIEGAKSRYNKLFPQLEVAFSQGELGENAAGIGAGSLVLDSLL; encoded by the coding sequence ATGTTAAAAGATATATTGGAAATGACCACTCAAAAAGGAAATAATTTACGAACGTTATACCAGTGTGTTCGTAATGAAGGCGATTTAACACGAGCTGAAATTTCTGAACGGACCGGATTAAAGCTTAGCACATGCACGCGGCTCATCGATGAGTTAATCGAAAAAAAGCTCATTTATGAAAGTGGTGAAGCTGCATCTAGTGGAGGGCGAAAACCAAAAAAGTACTCCATTGAACCAGCGGCTAATTATATTATAGGTATAGATATTTCAAGGTTTTTTTCAAAGGTATTGTTAATGCGTTTAGACCTTGTTGTGTTAGAGGAAGAAAAGTTTGACATGAATAGTGAGAGTCACCCTACTGTAGTTGTACAGCAATTTATTGAATCAATTCATAAAATGTTAAGAAAGCATGAATTGGTTTCGTCTTCCTTGCTAGGGGTTGGTGTCAGCGCTATAGGCCCGCTTGATACCGAAAATGGTATTATTAAGGACCCTCTTCATTTTCCAGCTTCTGGGTGGAAAAATGTTCCAATAACAAAAATGTTGAAAGATGCTTTTCACACAAAAGTAGTACTTGATTATGGGGAAAATACAGCATTAGACGCAGAGTATCGGCACGGGGCTGGTAAAGATCATAAGAATGTTGTCTATATAAATAAAGGTGTTGGAATCCGTCTCGGATTAATGTTGAATGGGGAAATTCTACGCTCTTCTGGCGGTGATAAAGTAGGCGCATTCGGTCAAGGGCATATGGTTGTGGATATACACGGAAAAAAATGCATATGTGGTAACTATGGGTGTATGAATGCATATTCAACAATCCCTGCCTTAACCGAAGAAATAAGGGATAGATTAAAAGAAGGGCGTCCCTCACTCTTACATGATAAAGTCAATGATGCGACTGATCTCACGTTTGCGCAGGTTTTAAATGGATTGGAACAAAGAGACGAGACCTGTGAACAAGCCGTAAAAGATATTGCCCTTTACTCTGCTGCCGGCGTAGCAAATCTCATCATCATTTTCCATCCAAGTAAAATAATTTTAAGCGGGCCACTGTACAGAAATGTTCCTTTATATTATGAGTCTGTGATTGAAGGAGCAAAATCAAGATATAACAAATTATTTCCGCAACTTGAGGTCGCTTTTAGCCAAGGAGAATTGGGAGAAAATGCGGCTGGTATAGGTGCGGGAAGTCTCGTGCTTGATTCTTTATTATAA